The DNA sequence GCGCTCCAGGCGTTCCTTAAGGCGGCTTGCGATGGAATGCATACCTTTATCGTATATCCTCCAGGACCACCACCGCCAGGGCGTGGGCCCGCTCGTGGCTCAGGGTGAGGTGGGCGCGAAGCCCCTCCGCCTCGAGGCGGGCCTGGAGGCCCTGGCTGAAGCGGAGGACGGGCCTCTTCCCCTCCATCCCCACCCAGACCGACCGCCAGGAGAGGGGCTCGGGCCAGCACTTCTGGAAGGCCTCCTTGGCCGCGAGCCGGGCGGCGAGGCTCGGGGCGGGGTCCTGGCGCTTTAGGGCGTAGGCCAGCTCCTCCTCGGCGAAGAGGCGCCTGAGCGCCCTTTCCCCATGGCGCTCCAGAAGCCGCCGCACCCGGGCGATCTCCACCAGGTCGGCCCCCAGGGCCCGGATCATGGGTCTATTGTAGGGCCTACGTCCCTGTGCTAGGGTGCTTGTATCGTCCCCCGGTGGGGCATCCCCAAGCGCTCTTGTGGACCCCTGTGGGGAGGAAGCTGGAGAAAAGAGCATCAGAATGATACCCAAGCCTTTCATCACCCGCATGGCCGAGCTTCTGGGGGAGGAGTTTTCCCGCTTCCTCGAGGCCCTGACAAAGGGGAGGCGGACCTACGGCCTGCGGGTGAACACCCTGAAGCTTTCCCCGGAGGAGTTTCTGAGGATCTCCCCCTGGCCCCTCCGGCCCATCCCCTGGTGCCCCGAGGGGTTCTACTACCCCGAGGAGGCCCGGCCCGGCCCCCACCCCTTCTTCTACGCCGGCCTTTACTACATCCAGGAGCCGAGCGCCCAGGCGGTGGGGGTCCTCCTGGACCCCAGGCCGGGGGAGCGGGTTCTGGACCTGGCGGCGGCCCCCGGGGGGAAGACCACCCACCTGGCGGCCCGGATGAGGGGGGAGGG is a window from the Thermus filiformis genome containing:
- a CDS encoding 4'-phosphopantetheinyl transferase superfamily protein, translated to MIRALGADLVEIARVRRLLERHGERALRRLFAEEELAYALKRQDPAPSLAARLAAKEAFQKCWPEPLSWRSVWVGMEGKRPVLRFSQGLQARLEAEGLRAHLTLSHERAHALAVVVLEDIR